One segment of Candidatus Eremiobacteraceae bacterium DNA contains the following:
- a CDS encoding 3-isopropylmalate dehydrogenase, whose amino-acid sequence MAKTYTIAVIPGDGVGPEVVDEGLKVLAKAAELFNFSYSTKVYPFGADHYLATKEFMPDGQLDEFRTMDAILLGAIGDPRLPAGLVERGVIAATRFGLDLYINLRPIKLYAEHLCPLKDKKPEDIDMVVVRENTEDLYTGIGGHFKKGTPDEVVIGNQIFTRKGVERAVRYAFDLSRARAKKKKLTLVDKANAIEIQQLWRRTVEEVGQEYKDIEYDFAYIDAACMWMVKNPESFDVMVAPNLFGDIITDLGAMIQGGMGVAASGNIHPGKVSLFEPIHGSAPKYKGKNVVSPVAAIAAVGMMLDYLGEKQAADAIEATIASLLATKRIPSLDASSGLKTNEIGDLVASTLAS is encoded by the coding sequence GTGGCAAAAACCTACACCATTGCCGTCATCCCCGGCGACGGCGTCGGTCCTGAAGTAGTCGACGAAGGACTTAAAGTTCTCGCCAAAGCGGCGGAACTTTTCAATTTCTCGTACTCGACCAAGGTCTACCCGTTCGGCGCCGACCACTATTTGGCCACCAAAGAGTTCATGCCCGACGGCCAGCTCGACGAATTTCGAACGATGGACGCGATTCTGCTCGGCGCCATCGGCGATCCGCGTCTGCCGGCCGGCCTCGTCGAGCGCGGCGTGATCGCCGCCACGCGCTTTGGCCTCGATCTGTACATCAATCTGCGACCTATCAAGTTGTACGCCGAGCATCTCTGCCCGCTCAAGGACAAAAAACCGGAAGACATCGACATGGTCGTGGTCCGGGAGAACACCGAGGATCTCTACACCGGGATCGGCGGCCACTTCAAGAAGGGCACGCCAGACGAGGTCGTGATCGGCAATCAGATATTCACCCGAAAGGGCGTCGAGCGGGCGGTGCGCTACGCGTTCGATCTCTCGCGCGCGCGGGCCAAGAAGAAGAAGCTGACGCTCGTGGACAAGGCCAACGCCATCGAGATACAGCAGTTGTGGCGCCGCACTGTGGAGGAAGTCGGCCAAGAATATAAAGACATCGAGTACGATTTCGCCTACATCGACGCGGCGTGCATGTGGATGGTGAAGAATCCTGAGTCGTTCGACGTGATGGTGGCGCCGAATCTTTTCGGCGATATCATCACCGATCTGGGCGCCATGATCCAAGGCGGCATGGGCGTGGCCGCGTCGGGGAATATCCACCCCGGCAAGGTCTCACTGTTCGAGCCCATCCACGGCTCAGCGCCTAAATACAAGGGCAAGAACGTCGTGAGCCCCGTCGCCGCGATCGCCGCAGTGGGCATGATGCTCGACTACCTCGGTGAGAAGCAAGCGGCCGACGCCATCGAGGCGACTATCGCGTCGCTCCTGGCCACCAAGCGCATTCCCTCCCTCGACGCTTCGAGCGGTCTCAAGACGAACGAAATCGGCGACTTGGTAGCTTCGACACTCGCATCCTAG
- a CDS encoding acetyl-CoA C-acetyltransferase, which produces MARNGRPEIVIVNGARTAFGNFGGVLRDVSAIDLGVAAAKGALERSKVAAEKIDQFIFGNVIQSSADAIYGARHVGLKAGGRRDASALTVNRLCGSGLQAIVTGAQQLILGEATYVLAGGMENMSQSPHVVRGARWGLALGQQTKFEDALWEGLTDSYNGMPMSITAENLARQYKITRQESDEFSLKSQRGAAASIESGFFAEEIVPVEAPGRKGPTIVAADEGPRPTVTMEQLAKLPARFVKDGVVTPGNASGITDGAAAVVLTTAEQAERDGLEPLGRLVSWGIVGVDPDIMGIGPAFAIPQAVDRAGMKLAQMDVVEINEAFAPQVLACVRELDLDMNLLNPNGGAIALGHPLGASGARITYSLLHELRRRKKKYGVASACIGGGQGIAGVVEAF; this is translated from the coding sequence ATGGCACGCAACGGCAGACCCGAAATCGTCATCGTCAACGGCGCCCGCACGGCGTTCGGCAACTTTGGCGGCGTCTTGCGAGACGTCAGCGCCATCGATCTCGGCGTGGCCGCCGCGAAGGGCGCACTCGAACGCTCGAAGGTGGCGGCCGAAAAGATCGACCAGTTCATCTTCGGCAACGTGATCCAAAGCAGCGCCGACGCCATCTACGGCGCGCGTCATGTCGGTCTTAAAGCTGGCGGGCGCCGCGATGCTTCGGCACTGACGGTCAACCGGTTGTGCGGCTCGGGCCTGCAAGCCATCGTGACCGGCGCCCAACAGCTCATTCTCGGCGAAGCCACCTACGTGCTCGCCGGCGGCATGGAGAACATGAGCCAGTCGCCGCACGTGGTTCGCGGCGCGCGATGGGGACTCGCGCTCGGCCAGCAGACGAAGTTCGAGGATGCGCTGTGGGAAGGTTTGACCGACTCCTACAACGGCATGCCGATGTCGATCACCGCGGAGAATCTGGCCCGTCAGTATAAGATCACCCGTCAAGAGAGCGATGAGTTCAGCCTCAAATCGCAGCGCGGCGCGGCGGCGTCTATCGAGAGCGGATTTTTCGCCGAGGAGATCGTGCCCGTCGAAGCGCCGGGCCGAAAGGGACCGACGATTGTCGCCGCGGATGAAGGGCCGCGCCCAACGGTCACGATGGAGCAACTCGCGAAGCTGCCGGCGCGGTTCGTCAAAGACGGGGTGGTGACGCCGGGCAACGCGAGCGGGATCACCGACGGCGCGGCTGCCGTCGTGCTGACCACTGCGGAGCAAGCGGAGCGCGATGGCCTCGAGCCGCTTGGACGGCTCGTGTCGTGGGGCATCGTCGGCGTCGACCCCGACATCATGGGGATCGGGCCCGCGTTCGCTATCCCGCAAGCGGTCGACCGCGCAGGCATGAAACTCGCTCAGATGGACGTGGTAGAGATCAACGAAGCATTTGCGCCGCAAGTGCTGGCGTGCGTCCGGGAGCTCGACCTCGACATGAACCTTCTCAACCCGAACGGCGGAGCCATCGCGCTTGGCCATCCGCTCGGCGCCAGCGGAGCGCGCATCACGTATTCGCTGCTTCACGAGCTGCGCCGGCGGAAGAAGAAA
- a CDS encoding APC family permease, translated as MSQRSLARVLGLGDLSILASASMAPAYSIATTFGVMIAAAGAGAPLALLVLAIPVAFIALSFHRLCAARPDAGSTYAWSRIVFGRTAGAFSAWIVVLSYFFGAVAAVVPAGTYTLELLSDPHIHLVPASLVVQPAAVAVAGGLWVVGASILLIGGVKPTANASGLFLWLEIAALLLFVGLAFAHPVAQHAAIRTSLFTLGPLGMAGFAGAMVSAIWVIDGWEVSSCTSEEGKGTSKDPGKGGLIGLVFTTSLTLLCMVAFMRIGPLQAFASHADDTLAYVAAQLGGGYFTDVMVVIVLLSTGATLWTTQLGLSRIAFSMARDRLFPRVLTDVHPQFGTPHISIAAINVGVLVVTLLTGFAPNVYAQWIYVLDTETFVLGLTFIITGLACATYFLREGARPTDLTRVVLPLLGVAAIVALLAINFASLAPNVQWLAVGAVVAGLFYAAAMRRRLVPVEQRPAA; from the coding sequence ATGTCCCAGCGCAGTTTGGCCCGGGTCCTCGGCCTGGGCGATCTTTCGATATTGGCGTCGGCCAGCATGGCGCCCGCGTATTCCATCGCCACCACGTTCGGCGTCATGATCGCGGCAGCGGGCGCCGGCGCTCCGCTCGCGCTGCTCGTGCTCGCCATCCCCGTCGCATTCATCGCGCTCTCGTTTCATCGCCTGTGCGCAGCGCGCCCCGACGCGGGCTCCACCTACGCGTGGTCGCGCATCGTATTCGGCCGCACTGCCGGCGCGTTTTCGGCGTGGATCGTCGTTCTTTCGTACTTCTTCGGCGCTGTGGCGGCAGTCGTTCCGGCGGGAACCTATACGCTGGAACTCCTTTCCGATCCGCACATCCATCTGGTGCCGGCGAGCCTCGTGGTGCAGCCTGCCGCGGTCGCGGTGGCCGGCGGCCTCTGGGTGGTCGGCGCAAGCATCTTGCTGATCGGCGGCGTCAAGCCCACCGCCAACGCATCGGGTCTGTTCCTTTGGCTCGAGATCGCCGCCTTGCTCTTGTTCGTCGGACTGGCGTTCGCGCATCCGGTCGCGCAGCACGCAGCGATTCGCACATCGCTGTTCACGCTGGGCCCGCTCGGCATGGCGGGATTCGCCGGCGCCATGGTCTCGGCCATCTGGGTGATCGACGGTTGGGAAGTCTCGAGCTGCACGTCTGAGGAAGGTAAGGGCACTTCGAAAGATCCCGGCAAAGGCGGCCTCATCGGGCTGGTCTTCACCACATCGTTGACGCTGTTGTGCATGGTGGCGTTCATGCGCATCGGTCCGCTTCAAGCATTTGCCAGCCATGCCGACGACACGCTGGCCTACGTCGCCGCGCAATTAGGCGGCGGCTACTTCACCGATGTGATGGTGGTGATCGTGCTGCTGTCCACCGGCGCCACGCTGTGGACCACACAACTCGGTCTATCGCGCATCGCGTTTTCGATGGCTCGCGACCGGCTGTTCCCGCGCGTCCTCACCGACGTGCATCCGCAATTCGGCACGCCGCACATCAGCATCGCCGCCATCAACGTCGGTGTGCTCGTCGTCACGCTCTTGACGGGCTTCGCGCCCAATGTCTACGCACAGTGGATTTACGTCTTGGACACGGAGACGTTTGTGCTGGGGCTCACGTTTATCATCACCGGACTCGCGTGCGCCACCTACTTCCTTCGCGAAGGCGCGCGGCCAACCGATCTCACCCGAGTCGTGCTGCCGCTGCTCGGCGTCGCGGCCATCGTGGCTTTGCTCGCGATCAACTTCGCGAGCTTGGCTCCCAACGTGCAATGGCTAGCAGTGGGGGCCGTCGTTGCCGGCCTGTTCTACGCGGCGGCCATGCGCCGCCGGCTCGTTCCCGTCGAGCAGCGACCCGCGGCCTGA
- the leuC gene encoding 3-isopropylmalate dehydratase large subunit, with translation MTMTEKILAAHAGKSSVAPGDIISIELDLVMANELSAAVAITEFRKIKGATKVWNRSKIALVPSHFTPNKDIATATLSKMMRDFATEHDIEHYFEVGRGGIEHVVLPENGMVGPGETIIGGDSHTTTYGGIGAFATGVGSTDIAAAFATGEMWLRVPHAIKIVFENGLRKYVSGKDLILRAINELGVDGGTYAALEFTGPALKELSMSGRFTMANMSIEAGAKNGIFPVDATTEAYCAAVGKKNYTIYHADRDAEYTQTVVIDCANIEPQVAIPWLPDNTRNASDLHDITVHQAVIGTCTNGRIEDMRQAAEILKGRKIHPSVRAIVIPGSQKVYMQCIKEGLVESFIEAGCVVSTPTCGPCVGGHMGVLADGERCISTTNRNFRGRMGHVKSEVYLTGPYVAAASAVAGYICGPEEITEKVPA, from the coding sequence ATGACCATGACTGAGAAGATCCTCGCCGCCCACGCGGGCAAGAGCTCGGTGGCGCCGGGCGACATCATATCCATCGAGCTCGATCTCGTGATGGCGAACGAGCTGTCGGCGGCGGTGGCGATCACCGAGTTTCGCAAGATAAAAGGCGCGACCAAAGTGTGGAACCGGTCGAAGATCGCACTCGTGCCCAGTCACTTCACCCCGAACAAGGACATCGCAACGGCCACCTTGTCGAAGATGATGCGCGACTTCGCCACCGAGCACGACATCGAGCACTACTTCGAAGTCGGACGCGGTGGCATCGAACACGTCGTGCTGCCCGAAAACGGCATGGTCGGACCGGGCGAGACGATCATCGGCGGCGACAGCCACACCACCACATACGGCGGCATCGGCGCGTTCGCCACGGGCGTGGGATCCACCGACATCGCAGCCGCGTTCGCCACCGGAGAGATGTGGCTGCGCGTGCCGCACGCGATCAAGATCGTCTTCGAAAACGGCCTCCGCAAATATGTCTCGGGCAAAGACCTGATCCTGCGCGCGATCAACGAGCTCGGCGTGGACGGCGGCACGTATGCCGCGCTTGAATTCACCGGCCCCGCTCTCAAAGAGCTGTCGATGAGCGGACGCTTCACGATGGCGAACATGTCCATCGAAGCGGGCGCCAAAAACGGCATCTTCCCCGTCGATGCCACCACTGAAGCCTATTGCGCGGCGGTCGGCAAGAAGAACTACACCATCTACCACGCCGACAGGGATGCGGAGTACACGCAGACGGTCGTCATCGACTGCGCGAACATCGAGCCTCAGGTAGCCATACCGTGGCTGCCCGACAACACGCGCAACGCGTCGGATCTGCACGACATCACCGTTCATCAAGCGGTGATCGGCACGTGCACGAACGGACGCATAGAAGACATGCGGCAGGCGGCGGAGATCCTCAAAGGCCGCAAGATCCATCCGTCCGTGCGCGCCATCGTCATCCCCGGCAGCCAAAAAGTGTACATGCAATGCATCAAGGAGGGTCTCGTCGAGTCCTTCATCGAGGCGGGCTGCGTCGTTTCCACGCCAACCTGCGGACCGTGCGTCGGCGGCCACATGGGCGTCCTCGCGGACGGCGAACGCTGCATCTCGACGACCAACCGCAACTTCCGCGGCCGCATGGGCCACGTGAAGAGCGAAGTCTATCTCACCGGACCATACGTGGCCGCTGCTTCCGCTGTGGCAGGCTACATCTGCGGGCCCGAAGAGATCACGGAAAAGGTGCCTGCATGA
- a CDS encoding S8 family serine peptidase, with protein MSAVRNPKFISASFIVAAAVSLAACSGGGSTTPGPTPRPSVSPGICTTGQSATRRTINVDGRTYVMASMSKSGLQKWVPGKIYVRFASSTFHQATSNALQSLRALPDGQMDRAGFQVFDIPVGQDVDDAVAAMRGQTGVIRAGKLAVRYPQFLPNDQRFDNIEQWALFQINMPSAWDITKGSANVHIAIIDTGYDQANTDVASKVDLSAVFVTGSPNSSPEDCDGHGTNVSGIAAAVTNNGIGVAGVGDNVHLLEARVFPYGNNPSAGENDIANGINWAVAHGADVINLSLGSPSDDPGGPEDVAVANALTAGVIVVAAAGNDSNYTAIDFPAALTGVISVGATSLNDHGNPNQPAGATEYVAAYSNFSSHLDVVAPGGDPDQNQQNCTPGTAGCPDYLQWILGLYSGDAAGATGPQPDLALFAGTSQATPHVSGLAALMVSKAEADGLTLTPQNARSLIKLHADLISDPHQGSGRINAQATLNASP; from the coding sequence ATGTCCGCCGTCCGCAATCCAAAATTCATTTCTGCTTCGTTCATAGTCGCCGCCGCCGTCTCGCTTGCCGCGTGCAGCGGTGGAGGCAGCACGACCCCAGGCCCCACCCCGAGGCCGAGCGTGAGCCCCGGAATCTGCACCACCGGTCAATCCGCCACACGCCGCACGATCAACGTGGACGGCCGGACGTACGTCATGGCGAGCATGTCGAAGAGCGGTCTGCAGAAGTGGGTTCCCGGCAAGATCTACGTGCGGTTCGCGTCCTCCACTTTTCACCAGGCAACCTCGAACGCGCTGCAGTCGCTGCGTGCGTTGCCGGACGGGCAGATGGATCGCGCCGGATTCCAAGTGTTCGACATCCCCGTCGGACAAGATGTCGATGACGCCGTTGCCGCGATGCGGGGACAGACCGGCGTGATCCGAGCCGGCAAATTAGCCGTACGCTATCCGCAATTCTTGCCCAACGACCAACGCTTCGACAACATCGAGCAGTGGGCGCTTTTCCAGATCAACATGCCGAGCGCTTGGGACATCACCAAAGGCTCGGCGAACGTGCATATCGCCATCATCGACACCGGCTACGATCAAGCCAACACCGACGTCGCGTCGAAGGTCGACCTTTCGGCGGTCTTCGTCACCGGATCCCCCAACTCGTCGCCGGAAGATTGCGACGGGCACGGGACCAACGTGAGCGGCATCGCCGCGGCCGTCACAAATAACGGCATAGGCGTCGCAGGCGTGGGCGATAACGTTCATCTTCTCGAAGCGCGCGTCTTTCCGTACGGCAACAATCCATCCGCAGGCGAGAACGACATCGCGAACGGCATCAATTGGGCTGTCGCGCATGGCGCGGACGTCATCAACTTGAGTCTCGGTTCGCCGTCCGACGATCCGGGCGGACCCGAAGACGTCGCCGTCGCAAACGCCCTCACGGCGGGCGTCATCGTGGTGGCCGCTGCGGGCAACGACAGCAATTACACAGCGATCGATTTTCCGGCGGCTCTGACGGGTGTGATCTCGGTCGGCGCGACGTCGTTGAACGATCATGGTAACCCCAATCAACCGGCCGGCGCCACCGAATACGTCGCGGCCTACTCCAACTTCAGCTCGCATCTCGACGTCGTGGCGCCAGGCGGCGACCCCGACCAGAATCAACAGAATTGCACGCCGGGCACTGCAGGCTGCCCCGACTACCTGCAGTGGATTCTCGGTCTATACTCCGGAGACGCCGCCGGTGCGACCGGACCGCAGCCCGACTTGGCGCTGTTCGCCGGCACGTCTCAGGCCACACCGCACGTGTCCGGACTGGCGGCGCTGATGGTGAGCAAAGCGGAAGCCGACGGTTTAACGCTGACTCCGCAAAATGCGCGCAGCCTGATCAAGCTGCATGCGGATTTGATCAGCGACCCGCATCAGGGAAGCGGCCGGATAAACGCTCAGGCGACTCTGAACGCGTCGCCCTGA
- a CDS encoding competence/damage-inducible protein A translates to MPSAEIITIGTEMLLGQLVDTNTAIIARALADIGVDVRRETSVGDNEASIAAAVSEAIARAEIVVCAGGLGPTVDDMTRKAIAAAVSRPLVCDAESLRHLESMFSRLKRPMTENNLVQAYFPEGAEPLPNPNGSAPGFVVEREGRAVLALPGPPRELQPMLQDHAIPWIERRFAPNAVLVTRVLRTAGLGESDLDSRIADLFREQKNPSIAVLAHPGLVDVKITAKAATREEAATMIGALEPLVRERLGDCVYAMDGGTLESVAGEMLLLHGWTLAVGESCTGGSLAAAITSIPGASSYFRGGVVAYDNEAKRRLLDVEPDLIERHGAVSEEVAGAMALGARAALRADVGISITGVAGPDGGTPEKPVGLVFIGLALPDGSMTIKRLDWPASRDGIQRRAVVTALTMLWRALR, encoded by the coding sequence ATGCCAAGCGCTGAGATCATAACCATCGGCACCGAGATGCTGCTCGGGCAGCTCGTGGACACCAACACCGCCATTATCGCACGCGCGCTCGCCGACATCGGCGTCGATGTCCGCCGGGAGACTTCCGTCGGCGACAATGAAGCAAGCATCGCGGCCGCGGTCTCCGAGGCGATCGCCCGAGCCGAAATCGTCGTATGCGCCGGTGGGCTCGGCCCAACCGTCGACGACATGACTCGCAAGGCCATCGCAGCAGCGGTCTCCCGGCCGCTTGTCTGCGACGCCGAAAGCCTACGTCATCTAGAGTCGATGTTCTCGCGGCTCAAGCGCCCGATGACCGAGAACAATTTGGTGCAGGCATATTTTCCGGAGGGCGCCGAGCCGTTGCCCAATCCCAACGGCAGCGCTCCCGGATTTGTCGTGGAGCGCGAGGGCCGTGCGGTCCTTGCGTTGCCCGGTCCGCCGCGCGAGTTGCAGCCCATGCTGCAGGATCATGCGATACCGTGGATCGAGCGACGCTTTGCGCCAAACGCAGTGCTCGTGACGCGCGTGCTGCGCACCGCCGGGCTCGGCGAATCGGATCTCGACTCGCGCATCGCCGATCTTTTCCGCGAGCAGAAAAATCCGAGCATCGCGGTTCTGGCCCATCCCGGTTTGGTGGACGTGAAAATCACTGCGAAGGCGGCGACGCGCGAAGAAGCCGCGACGATGATCGGCGCGCTCGAGCCGCTCGTGCGCGAACGCCTCGGCGACTGCGTCTACGCGATGGACGGCGGCACGTTGGAAAGCGTTGCCGGCGAGATGCTTCTCCTGCACGGCTGGACGCTCGCGGTCGGTGAGTCGTGCACTGGTGGATCGCTTGCGGCGGCGATCACGTCGATACCCGGAGCATCGTCATATTTCCGCGGTGGCGTGGTGGCGTATGACAACGAGGCGAAGCGCCGCCTGCTCGACGTCGAGCCGGACTTGATCGAGCGGCATGGAGCCGTCAGCGAAGAAGTCGCAGGCGCGATGGCGCTTGGCGCGAGAGCAGCGCTGCGCGCGGACGTCGGCATTTCCATCACCGGCGTTGCGGGTCCAGACGGCGGCACACCGGAAAAGCCGGTGGGTCTCGTCTTTATCGGTCTGGCGCTGCCCGACGGCTCGATGACGATCAAGCGCTTGGACTGGCCCGCCTCGCGCGACGGGATTCAACGCCGCGCTGTCGTCACAGCGCTCACCATGCTTTGGCGCGCCTTGCGCTAG
- a CDS encoding 3-isopropylmalate dehydratase small subunit, with product MILKGTAHKYGKNVDTDVIIPGRYCNLIDPVELGKHALEDLDTNFVKKVKPGDLIVADTNFGCGSSREVAAVALKGAGVSGVVAKSFARIFYRNAINTGLPIFECVEGVDGISDGDTITVDAVNGMITNETTGKNYKATQMPPFMRELIAMGGLLRYVEKRLVEKSSVK from the coding sequence ATGATCCTCAAAGGCACGGCGCACAAGTACGGCAAGAACGTCGATACGGACGTCATCATCCCGGGCCGCTATTGCAATCTCATCGATCCCGTCGAATTGGGCAAACACGCGCTCGAAGACCTCGACACAAATTTCGTGAAGAAGGTGAAGCCCGGCGACCTCATCGTGGCCGACACGAATTTCGGATGCGGTTCGTCGCGTGAAGTGGCCGCGGTGGCGCTCAAAGGCGCCGGCGTGTCCGGCGTCGTGGCGAAATCGTTCGCCCGGATATTCTATCGCAACGCGATCAACACCGGTTTGCCGATCTTCGAGTGCGTCGAAGGCGTGGACGGGATCTCCGACGGTGACACGATCACAGTTGACGCGGTGAACGGTATGATCACGAACGAGACCACCGGAAAGAATTATAAAGCCACGCAGATGCCGCCGTTCATGCGCGAGCTCATCGCGATGGGCGGTCTCTTGCGCTACGTGGAAAAACGGCTCGTCGAGAAATCTTCCGTTAAATAG
- a CDS encoding RidA family protein, with product MRKIVSTGTSWERAFGYSRAVRAGDNVYVAGTTAVDETGAVIGPDDPYAQAKAVLDKIEAALTEAGASMRDVVRTRIFVTDMAHADAIGRAHGEFFRDIRPAATMVQVVKLIDPRLLVEIEADAVTRAGD from the coding sequence TTGAGGAAGATCGTCTCAACGGGCACGTCGTGGGAGCGCGCCTTTGGCTATTCGCGTGCCGTCCGCGCCGGCGACAACGTCTACGTGGCCGGCACGACCGCCGTCGATGAGACCGGCGCCGTGATCGGCCCAGACGATCCGTACGCGCAAGCCAAAGCGGTGCTCGACAAAATCGAAGCTGCCCTGACGGAAGCGGGCGCTTCGATGCGCGATGTCGTGCGCACGCGCATATTCGTCACGGACATGGCCCACGCGGACGCGATCGGCCGGGCCCACGGCGAGTTCTTTCGCGACATCCGTCCGGCGGCCACGATGGTGCAGGTGGTGAAGCTCATCGATCCTCGATTGCTGGTCGAGATCGAAGCGGATGCGGTGACACGCGCCGGCGACTGA
- a CDS encoding APC family permease, with translation MATEAIRGNAESGLRRDRLSLWEVTAQSVANVAPTATPALVVPVIFGYTGNGTWLAYVFSTIALVLVTLNVNQFARRSASPGSLYTFVAQGMGPVGGVITGWSLVIAYLIIGGSVVAAFANYISVLAQAAGLGQDVSVVALLAILAGGFGAWYVAYRDIKLSAQLMLVLEFASVGLILVLVAAYFLKSGRVIDPAQLTLSGMNAAGFRQGLVLAVFSYVGFESATALGHEAKDPLRTIPRAVMGTVIAVGVLFILTSYTLVMAFHGQATPLDQANAPLSILARLAGIPAFGIVIAAGAATSFFACILACINSGSRVLFAMARHGLFHESAGNVHESHATPHIAVSLSSLIVLAVPLAMYLRHTALIDIFGYLGSIGTLAVLFAYVLVSVAAPIYLRKRGESTVSAISIAAITVLALALPIVASFWPVPAAPYNVLPYVLLGLLVIGSARFIYLAIARPAVIRAIQADLQAQNESS, from the coding sequence GTGGCCACCGAGGCGATCCGCGGCAACGCCGAATCGGGTCTGCGCCGCGACCGCCTCTCGCTTTGGGAAGTGACGGCGCAATCGGTCGCAAACGTCGCGCCCACCGCGACGCCTGCGCTGGTCGTGCCGGTCATCTTCGGATATACCGGCAACGGCACGTGGCTCGCGTACGTGTTCTCCACGATCGCGCTCGTGCTGGTCACGCTGAACGTCAACCAATTCGCGCGCCGCTCCGCATCGCCCGGATCGTTGTACACCTTTGTCGCTCAAGGCATGGGACCCGTCGGCGGCGTGATCACCGGATGGTCGCTCGTGATCGCCTACCTCATCATCGGCGGCTCGGTGGTCGCGGCATTTGCGAACTACATCTCCGTGCTGGCCCAAGCCGCGGGTCTCGGACAAGACGTGTCCGTCGTCGCGCTTCTCGCCATTCTCGCGGGTGGATTTGGCGCGTGGTACGTCGCGTACCGAGACATAAAGCTCTCGGCGCAGTTGATGCTCGTACTCGAATTCGCATCGGTCGGCTTGATCCTTGTATTGGTCGCCGCGTATTTTCTCAAGAGCGGCCGGGTTATCGATCCGGCCCAGCTGACGTTGAGCGGCATGAACGCCGCCGGTTTCCGGCAGGGGCTTGTGCTCGCCGTCTTCAGCTACGTGGGTTTCGAGAGTGCCACCGCGCTCGGGCACGAAGCAAAAGATCCGCTGCGGACGATACCGCGTGCGGTCATGGGCACCGTCATCGCGGTGGGCGTGCTGTTCATCCTCACGTCGTACACGCTGGTGATGGCATTCCACGGCCAGGCGACGCCACTCGACCAGGCCAATGCGCCGCTCAGCATCCTCGCAAGGCTCGCGGGCATTCCCGCGTTCGGCATCGTCATCGCTGCCGGCGCGGCCACCAGTTTCTTCGCATGCATCTTGGCATGCATCAATTCGGGTTCGCGCGTCTTGTTCGCGATGGCGCGCCACGGATTGTTCCACGAATCCGCCGGCAACGTCCACGAGAGTCATGCCACGCCGCATATCGCGGTGAGCCTCTCGTCGCTCATCGTGCTCGCAGTGCCGCTTGCCATGTACTTGCGCCACACGGCGCTCATCGATATCTTCGGCTATCTCGGATCGATCGGTACGCTCGCCGTGCTGTTCGCGTACGTCTTGGTCTCCGTCGCGGCGCCGATCTACTTGCGCAAGCGCGGCGAATCGACCGTCAGCGCGATATCGATCGCCGCGATAACGGTGCTCGCGCTCGCGTTGCCTATCGTCGCCAGTTTCTGGCCGGTCCCGGCCGCGCCATACAACGTTCTACCGTATGTCTTGCTCGGGCTGCTTGTGATCGGCTCGGCGCGCTTCATCTATCTTGCGATCGCAAGACCGGCGGTCATCCGCGCGATCCAAGCCGATTTGCAGGCGCAGAACGAATCCTCATAG